A window of Diabrotica virgifera virgifera chromosome 9, PGI_DIABVI_V3a contains these coding sequences:
- the LOC126892489 gene encoding uncharacterized protein LOC126892489 — MRILENQSNDTAGSPISIATVESPSTLYTNQQYYRDLGELRSLHSPVHQEQQYCQLETPIEQQFSQHYNQYYDLPIPTSVGLLVPEAEQYRQFPNNYLGYCSPLDNVIDLQTSTEQPRFQQRDEAKDSHNPTPSVVNLATPVLQEQVLQHQDDITRPSTSTGKLLPTISQQTDENSDPYATYGSSDVDFNPNDFDSSSSSDEEGDHHSSIVNQQDALVSEEKIPDITKSRKRKRNPDNWRRNRIKKLRNSGKAYVNWKSKQVSERIMKPPCPITCRLKCQTKFQEKHRVQIFQDFWKLGDINYQREFVLRNLTVKPTKHPRKKKDAVELPESDTCESRIKLSYFYTFPQENCPVNRIKVCQTFFLNTLGISHQIVKTVVKKTHHSNSISPEADLRGKVHTM; from the coding sequence ATGAGAATTCTGGAGAATCAAAGTAATGATACGGCAGGTAGTCCCATATCTATAGCTACGGTAGAAAGCCCTTCCACATTGTATACTAACCAGCAGTACTACAGAGATCTAGGTGAATTAAGATCTCTACACTCTCCCGTACACCAAGAACAACAGTATTGCCAGCTCGAGACACCGATAGAACAGCAGTTTTCCCAACATTATAATCAATATTACGACTTACCAATACCTACCTCCGTAGGCCTACTAGTACCTGAAGCAGAGCAGTATCGCCAATTTCCGAATAATTATTTGGGTTATTGTTCACCTCTAGATAACGTCATAGATCTTCAAACATCCACAGAACAACCACGGTTTCAGCAACGTGATGAAGCTAAAGATTCCCATAATCCTACACCTAGCGTTGTAAACCTTGCAACACCTGTCCTTCAAGAGCAAGTCCTTCAGCACCAAGATGATATTACGCGTCCATCCACATCTACCGGTAAGCTTTTACCGACCATCTCACAACAAACTGATGAAAATAGTGACCCATATGCTACATATGGAAGCTCAGATGTTGATTTTAATCCAAATGATTTTGATTCTTCAAGTTCTTCGGATGAAGAAGGTGATCATCATAGTTCAATTGTAAACCAGCAGGATGCCCTAGTGTCTGAGGAAAAAATACCAGATATCACCAAGTCTCGTAAGCGAAAAAGAAACCCAGATAATTGGAGGAGAAATAGAATAAAGAAATTACGAAACTCCGGCAAGGCCTATGTAAATTGGAAGTCTAAACAGGTTTCAGAAAGGATTATGAAACCGCCATGTCCCATAACATGCAGACTTAAATGTCAGACGAAATTTCAGGAAAAACATCGTGTCcagatttttcaagatttttggaaATTGGGAGATATTAATTATCAGAGAGAATTTGTTTTGCGGAACTTAACTGTGAAGCCTACAAAACACCCCAGAAAAAAGAAGGATGCAGTTGAGCTTCCAGAAAGTGACACTTGTGAAAGTCGTATAAAGCTGTCGTATTTTTATACTTTTCCACAAGAGAATTGTCCAGTCAACAGAATCAAGGTATGCCAaacatttttcttaaataccctGGGAATAAGTCATCAAATCGTCAAAACAGTAGTTAAAAAAACTCATCATTCAAATTCAATATCGCCAGAAGCAGATTTACGAGGTAAAGTACATACAATGTAA